One Watersipora subatra chromosome 4, tzWatSuba1.1, whole genome shotgun sequence genomic window carries:
- the LOC137394115 gene encoding uncharacterized protein — MVNYLMQLSRKLAEICTPIYKVSGSKSEWYWGPDQHQAFEDVKKEMSKKPVLCTFDLRAKHRVSADASKNALGAVLLQLADENEWQPVEYASRKISETETRHAMVEKEALAITWACEKFDYYLVGWKFEIESDHKPLISILGEKDLSCLPARVQRFKLRSMRYDYNIFHTAGKDMYLADSLSRPNSDTCGETKSKSDSIEAYVHNIVSSSTHTDVREEAVVSAMANDECENSVFIVAVDYYSKWIEALPVASQAPGAIITVMRELFSRFGIPNIVRSDNGRCFDSKEFRKFAEDQGFSLITSSPRYPCSNGMAESAVKIVKSLWKRSYDKYAALMAYRTTPLPSGFTPSELMFGRAVRCKLGMPYESDIDYGQFEELENSRMKNLKRKWDKKYRVSLLSKLSPGQTVFVRAPTDPRAKCVVLREDNSPDSYWVRVGQSEIRRNRKHLFVLHPER, encoded by the exons ATGGTTAATTACCTAATGCAGTTAAGCAGAAAACTAGCTGAAATTTGTACTCCTATTTATAAAGTTTCAGGCTCTAAGTCTGAATGGTATTGGGGGCCTGATCAACACCAGGCTTTTGAAGAcgttaaaaaagaaatgtctaaaaaaccagttttatgtACGTTTGATCTAAGAGCTAAACATCGGGTATCGGCGGATGCCAGTAAAAATGCTCTTGGAGCCGTTTTATTGCAACTAGCTGACGAAAATGAATGGCAACCAGTTGAGTATGCATCACGGAAAATTTCAGAAACGGAAACTCGGCATGCTATGGTTGAAAAAGAAGCCTTAGCAATAACATGGGCTTGTGAAAAGTTTGACTACTACTTAGTAGGATGGAAATTTGAAATAGAGTCAGATCACAAACCTTTGATCTCGATTCTAGGTGAAAAAGATCTTTCCTGCTTGCCAGCGAGAGTACAACGTTTTAAGTTAAGGTCAATGCGGTATGATTACAATATTTTTCATACAGCAGGTAAGGATATGTATTTAGCTGATTCTTTGAGTCGTCCTAACAGCGATACATGTGGTGAGACTAAGTCTAAGAGTGACTCGATAGAAGCTTATGTGCACAACATAGTCTCTTCTAGCACACATACAGATGTGAGGGAGGAGGCCGTGGTCAGCGCTATGGCTAATGACGAGTGTG AGAACAGTGTGTTCATAGTGGCAGTTGACTATTACTCCAAGTGGATAGAGGCATTACCCGTTGCTTCACAAGCACCTGGAGCAATAATTACTGTTATGAGAGAATTATTTTCTCGGTTTGGCATACCTAACATAGTTAGGTCAGATAATGGAAGGTGCTTTGATAGCAAGGAATTTAGGAAGTTTGCTGAGGATCAAGGGTTTAGTTTAATTACTAGCAGTCCTAGATACCCTTGTTCTAATGGTATGGCAGAAAGCGCTGTAAAAATTGTTAAGTCTTTATGGAAAAGATCTTATGACAAATATGCAGCGTTAATGGCTTATCGTACTACCCCATTACCATCGGGGTTCACACCTAGTGAACTTATGTTTGGTAGGGCGGTAAGGTGTAAATTAGGCATGCCATATGAGAGTGACATCGATTATGGTCAGTTTGAGGAATTGGAGAATTCTCGTATGAAGAATTTGAAACGTAAGTGGGATAAGAAATATAGAGTTTCCTTGTTAAGTAAATTGAGCCCAGGTCAGACAGTCTTTGTTAGGGCACCTACAGACCCAAGGGCAAAATGTGTTGTACTGAGAGAGGATAACTCTCCAGATAGTTATTGGGTGCGGGTCGGACAAAGCGAGATCCGTAGAAATAGGAAACACCTCTTTGTACTTCACCCTGAAAGATAG
- the LOC137394117 gene encoding alpha-L-fucosidase-like — MEDLPTLVKESVGQGGNVTPPPEIREDDTTAGSTSQNVGDYVVVTRSGRRPTWASLESRPLPQWFDESKIGIFIHWGLFSVPALHGEDFWNRWDEAKPGSFYYEFMKKNYPADWTYADFANQFNTELFNADQWVQLFQDAGAKYIVFVSKHKEGFSNWNTNYSFNFNSMAAGPKKDLVGEIASAVRKTDLKLGLYHNWLDRHNPLFLMDEASNYTTRVYIKNKAIPELHELINTYKPDLLWSDGTLRGTEEYYTCKEFLAWLYNESPVKDTIIVNDRWADGTACQHGGYFTCKDRYNPKVLQKRKWESCNTLQNSWGYRRDADLLNFLTIKSILTTLAQVVSCGGNYLLNVGPTHDGRILPIFEERLRQMGAWLKVNGEAVYASSPWRYQNDTTSESVWYTQKKSNSSSGYSVYAFVLEWPENNKLTLGSPIATPTTTICMLGYSDVNQYFEYSRRRDGAGLVVKFPYIPPNKLPSFYAWVLKLDNLGN, encoded by the exons ATGGAAGACCTACCAACTTTAGTTAAAGAGTCGGTAGGACAAGGCGGGAATGTGACACCTCCCCCAGAAATAAGAGAGGATGACACTACAGCTGGCTCGACCAGTCAGAATGTTGGTGATTATGTTGTGGTAACGAGGAGTGGTAGACGA CCAACATGGGCGTCCCTGGAGTCACGACCATTACCTCAATGGTTCGATGAGTCAAAAATTGGGATTTTTATACACTGGGGCCTTTTTTCAGTGCCTGCTCTACACGGAGAAGACTTCTGGAATAGATGGGATGAAGCTAAACCTGGAAGTTTTTATTATGAGTTCATGAAAAAGAACTATCCAGCCGATTGGACATACGCAGATTTTGCTAACCAATTTAACACTGAGTTGTTCAACGCTGATCAATGGGTGCAGCTATTTCAAGATGCTGGAGCCAA ATATATAGTTTTCGTAAGCAAGCATAAAGAAGGTTTTTCCAACTGGAACACCAACTACTCGTTTAATTTTAATTCGATGGCGGCTGGACCAAAAAAAGATCTTGTAG GAGAAATTGCGTCTGCAGTAAGAAAAACTGATCTAAAGCTTGGACTCTATCACAATTGGCTTGATAGGCATAATCCTCTGTTTCTTATGGATGAAGCGAGTAACTACACAACCCGAGTATATATCAAG AACAAGGCAATTCCTGAACTGCATGAACTgataaacacatataaaccaGACCTTCTCTGGTCAGATGGCACCCTGAGAGGCACTGAGGAGTATTATACCTGCAAGGAGTTTCTTGCCTGGCTCTACAATGAAAG TCCAGTTAAAGATACCATTATTGTAAATGATCGCTGGGCAGATGGTACAGCTTGTCAACATGGTGGATATTTCACTTGTAAAGACAGATACAATCCCAAG GTTCTGCAGAAGAGGAAATGGGAAAGTTGCAACACACTTCAGAACAGTTGGGGCTACCGGAGAGATGCTGATCTGCTGAATTTTCTTACGATAAAAAGCATCCTCACTACGCTAGCTCAAGTGGTGAG TTGTGGTGGAAACTACCTTCTAAATGTTGGACCAACTCATGATGGTAGAATTCTACCAATATTTGAGGAGAGGTTGAGACAGATGGGGGCATGGCTTAAAGTCAATGGAGAAGCGGTATATGCTAGTTCACCCTGGAGATATCAGAATGATACCACGAGTGAGAGTGTCTG GTACACACAGAAGAAGTCAAACAGTTCAAGTGGATACAGTGTTTATGCATTTGTACTCGAATGGCCTGAGAATAATAAACTCACTCTGGGCTCCCCCATAGCCACCCCTACTACAACTATTTGCATGCTTGGATACTCAGATGTTAATCAGTACTTTGAGTACAGCAGAAGGAGAGACGGAGCTGGTCTGGTAGTCAAGTTTCCTTACATTCCACCAAACAAGTTACCTTCATTTTATGCCTGGGTACTTAAACTAGACAACCTTGGTAACTAA